A single region of the Gilliamella apis genome encodes:
- the fliE gene encoding flagellar hook-basal body complex protein FliE, with translation MNSIDAFNSTTLTQLDFSHKQSINHSEQNFMAELKMALDKISQTQIDASQQAKAFEMGEANIALNEVMVSMQKSSVSLQFGIQVRNKLVAAYQEIMNMNV, from the coding sequence ATGAATAGTATTGATGCCTTTAATAGCACAACATTAACCCAACTTGATTTTTCACATAAGCAATCTATTAATCATAGTGAACAAAATTTTATGGCTGAATTAAAAATGGCATTAGATAAAATCAGTCAAACACAAATAGACGCTAGCCAGCAAGCCAAAGCATTTGAGATGGGTGAAGCCAATATCGCATTAAATGAGGTGATGGTTAGCATGCAAAAGTCTTCAGTTTCTTTACAATTTGGTATTCAAGTTCGCAATAAATTAGTCGCAGCATATCAAGAAATTATGAATATGAATGTTTAA
- the fliT gene encoding flagellar protein FliT, which produces MNTSLVLEQYEQLNYVVEQMLINAQQENWELLISWQTKYQQLARDIQLKNGLTTIDNIPLSQQDILQMYINNILSYHEQLKQLIHLRHNELSQLIGEQVDYQAKIDSYQTIANLV; this is translated from the coding sequence TTGAATACGAGTCTAGTACTAGAACAATACGAGCAACTTAATTATGTTGTTGAGCAAATGCTAATTAATGCACAACAAGAAAATTGGGAATTATTAATTAGTTGGCAAACTAAATATCAGCAGTTAGCACGTGATATTCAACTCAAAAATGGGTTAACTACTATTGATAATATACCATTATCACAACAAGATATTCTTCAAATGTATATCAATAATATTCTTAGTTATCATGAGCAATTAAAGCAATTAATCCATCTTCGACATAATGAATTAAGCCAATTAATTGGTGAGCAGGTTGATTATCAAGCCAAAATAGATAGCTACCAAACAATCGCCAATTTAGTTTAG
- the fliS gene encoding flagellar export chaperone FliS: MYKMGSQAYKQVNLETSVSQASPHQLIVLLFDGALNAIRLAELYIQKGNIAGKGKAISKAINIIDNGLKSCLDLDQGGEIAENLDQLYQYISQQLVFANLHNDTQILQTCFDLLNNIAQAWREIA, from the coding sequence ATGTATAAAATGGGATCTCAAGCTTATAAACAAGTTAATTTAGAAACCAGCGTTAGTCAGGCTTCACCTCATCAGCTTATTGTTTTGTTATTTGATGGCGCATTAAATGCTATTCGCTTAGCTGAGTTATATATACAAAAGGGTAATATTGCTGGTAAAGGAAAAGCCATTTCTAAAGCTATCAATATCATTGATAATGGGCTTAAAAGTTGCCTTGATCTAGATCAAGGCGGTGAAATTGCTGAAAATTTAGATCAGTTATATCAATATATCAGTCAACAACTGGTTTTCGCTAATCTACATAATGATACACAAATACTGCAAACTTGTTTTGATCTGCTTAATAATATTGCCCAAGCTTGGCGTGAGATAGCATAG
- the fliD gene encoding flagellar filament capping protein FliD, with translation MAMSILGIGSGIDLNEVLDQLEAVEKNRLTPIKAQQKAVNNKISGFGKLKSALSTFNSATAKLQKKELFQARFASGNDNYFTTNVNSKAQLGNYAVSVEQLATAHSVATNAINDKTSALGNDNETRTLTIEQANGQKLNITLGKDDTSLESIANAINQAKVINEDGSTSDTTVNATIVRSGTDSYQLVITSKETGEQQAITSISSDDDKLNSLIGFNANQADSSAMSEVAKAQDAKFSFNGITINSSSNTVKEVIPGVDITLKAVTTTAQNLTISADNDKAQEALKEWVDAFNQLQSTISSLTQFTAGDANSDELNNSNGPLIGDSTLRNIDQSIRSIFSKGQTGELSVLAQIGINMDSNGKLVIKENELEKNLKENSEAVAILFTGDGETTGIANEVFAKVSSFIDSDGMIDTATNGLNSTLKSLDKRYDQVNNSIDQTIERYRVQFTKLDILINELNGMSNYLTTQFEMMANLKK, from the coding sequence ATGGCAATGAGTATATTAGGAATTGGTTCTGGTATTGATTTAAATGAAGTATTAGATCAATTAGAAGCCGTTGAGAAAAATCGTCTTACACCGATAAAAGCCCAACAAAAAGCAGTTAATAATAAAATAAGCGGTTTTGGTAAATTAAAAAGTGCATTATCAACATTCAACAGCGCAACAGCAAAACTGCAAAAAAAAGAGCTGTTTCAAGCGCGTTTTGCATCTGGTAATGACAACTATTTTACCACTAATGTAAATAGCAAGGCCCAATTAGGTAATTATGCAGTTAGCGTCGAACAACTTGCCACTGCACATAGTGTTGCCACGAATGCTATAAATGATAAAACATCAGCTTTAGGTAATGATAATGAAACCCGTACCCTCACAATAGAACAAGCTAATGGCCAAAAATTAAATATCACGTTAGGCAAAGATGACACATCGCTCGAATCAATAGCCAATGCAATCAATCAAGCTAAGGTGATTAATGAAGATGGTTCAACCAGTGACACAACGGTAAATGCCACTATTGTCCGTTCTGGAACTGATAGCTATCAACTGGTTATCACATCGAAAGAAACCGGTGAACAACAAGCCATTACCTCTATTTCATCCGATGATGATAAACTTAATTCACTAATTGGTTTTAATGCTAATCAAGCTGATTCATCAGCTATGAGTGAAGTAGCTAAAGCGCAAGATGCTAAATTTAGCTTTAATGGTATAACGATTAATAGCTCATCAAATACCGTTAAAGAGGTTATTCCTGGTGTCGATATCACATTAAAAGCAGTCACTACAACAGCGCAAAATTTAACCATCAGCGCTGACAATGACAAAGCTCAAGAAGCCCTTAAAGAGTGGGTTGATGCCTTTAATCAATTACAATCAACCATATCAAGCTTAACGCAATTTACCGCTGGTGATGCCAATTCAGATGAATTAAATAATAGTAATGGCCCACTGATTGGTGATTCAACTCTACGTAATATTGATCAAAGTATTCGCTCTATATTTTCTAAAGGTCAAACAGGAGAATTATCGGTATTAGCACAAATTGGTATCAATATGGATAGTAATGGCAAGCTGGTAATTAAAGAAAACGAATTAGAAAAAAACCTTAAAGAAAACAGTGAAGCAGTCGCCATTTTATTTACTGGTGATGGTGAAACAACTGGCATTGCCAACGAAGTCTTTGCCAAAGTAAGTAGCTTTATTGATAGCGACGGCATGATTGATACGGCAACTAACGGTTTAAATTCTACCTTAAAATCATTAGATAAACGCTATGACCAAGTTAATAACTCTATTGACCAAACTATCGAGCGTTATCGGGTACAATTCACAAAACTAGATATCTTAATCAATGAATTAAATGGTATGAGTAATTATCTTACCACCCAATTTGAAATGATGGCGAATTTGAAAAAATAA
- a CDS encoding flagellin yields MKLGAVQNRFESTVTNINNTVNNLSSARSRIEDADYAEEVSNMTRGQILQQAGTSVLAQANQVPQSVLSLLQ; encoded by the coding sequence GTGAAGCTTGGTGCGGTACAAAATCGTTTTGAATCAACCGTAACTAACATCAATAATACTGTAAATAACTTAAGTTCAGCACGTAGCCGTATTGAAGATGCAGATTATGCTGAAGAAGTATCAAATATGACTCGTGGTCAAATCTTACAACAAGCAGGTACTTCAGTATTAGCACAAGCTAACCAAGTACCACAATC